The following proteins are co-located in the Apium graveolens cultivar Ventura chromosome 5, ASM990537v1, whole genome shotgun sequence genome:
- the LOC141723358 gene encoding triphosphate tunnel metalloenzyme 3-like — protein sequence MIKVCTKHSLFTHHSIMPSLSQSPLFPIHFKPLKSPLLKFKTLNFTTTINNKNPSNPIEVEVKLRLKNSHSHKTLTTLLSQFHTQTHHQENIFFDGPNQELTSNLSVFRLRFYNQDSTCIVSLKSKPQIISGIFRVFEEEEPIDCFIGRSCVDDPGKLLLIDTLRIVKRVKEEFGVEGLVCLGGFKNVRRVYEWKGLKLEVDETMYDFGTCYEVECESFEPEKAKVLIEELLRSNGIEYCYSEVSKFATFVSRQLPN from the coding sequence ATGATCAAAGTTTGTACCAAACACTCCCTCTTCACCCACCACTCCATCATGCCATCACTCTCCCAATCACCCCTTTTCCCAATCCACTTCAAACCTCTCAAATCACCACTCCTCAAATTCAAAACCCTAAATTTCACCACCACCATCAACAACAAAAACCCCTCAAACCCAATAGAAGTAGAAGTAAAACTGAGGCTCAAAAACTCACACTCACACAAAACCCTCACAACCCTCCTTTCTCAATTCCACACTCAAACCCATCATCAAGAAAACATCTTTTTTGATGGGCCTAATCAAGAACTCACTTCAAACCTCTCTGTGTTTCGTTTGAGATTCTACAATCAAGATTCTACCTGCATTGTGTCTCTTAAGTCCAAGCCCCAAATCATTTCTGGGATTTTTCGGGTTTTCGAAGAAGAAGAGCCTATTGATTGTTTTATTGGAAGATCATGTGTGGATGATCCTGGGAAGCTGTTGTTGATAGATACATTGAGAATTGTGAAAAGGGTCAAGGAGGAATTTGGGGTTGAGGGGTTGGTTTGTTTAGGAGGGTTTAAGAATGTGAGAAGGGTTTATGAGTGGAAAGGCTTGAAATTGGAAGTTGATGAGACAATGTATGATTTTGGGACTTGTTATGAAGTTGAGTGTGAGAGTTTTGAGCCTGAAAAAGCTAAGGTTTTGATTGAGGAGTTGTTGAGGAGTAATGGGATTGAGTATTGTTATTCTGAGGTTTCCAAGTTTGCGACTTTCGTTTCGAGGCAGCTTCCTAATTAG